Proteins from a genomic interval of Arvicanthis niloticus isolate mArvNil1 chromosome 26, mArvNil1.pat.X, whole genome shotgun sequence:
- the LOC143438829 gene encoding olfactory receptor 8G18-like, whose product MTGSEEQALRIRLEDMTTGNHCTVTEFFLAGLSERPELQLPLFLLFMGIYLITVAGNLGMITLIGLSSHLHTPMYFFLSSLSFIDFCQSTVVTPKMLVSFVTEKNLISYPGCLAQLYFVIIFGTAESYTLAAMAYDRYIAICNPLLYNVTMSYQIYCSLISGVYIFAVFCASVNIVFMFRIQFCKLEVVNHYFCDFLPLLKLACSNTYINQMLILFFGTLNIFVPMLTVITSYIFIIASILHISSMEGRSKAFSTCSSHISAVAIFYGSVGFMYLQPLSVNSMDQGKVSSVFYTTVVPMLNPLIYSLRNKDVSVALKKIFERK is encoded by the exons ATGACTGGATCTGAAGAACAGGCTTTAAG GATAAGATTGGAAGACATGACAACAGGAAACCATTGCACAGTGACTGAGTTCTTCTTGGCTGGGCTCTCAGAGAGGCCAGAACTCCAGctgcccctcttcctcctcttcatggGAATCTATCTGATCACTGTGGCAGGGAACCTGGGCATGATCACACTGATTGGGCTCAGTTCTCAtctgcacacacccatgtactttttcctcaGCAGTCTGTCCTTCATTGACTTCTGTCAGTCCACAGTTGTTACCCCTAAAATGCTGGTGAGCTTTGTGACAGAGAAGAATCTCATCTCCTACCCTGGATGCTTGGCTCAGCTCTACTTTGTTATCATTTTCGGAACTGCAGAGAGCTACACATTAGCTGCAATGGCATATGACCGCTACATTGCCATCTGTAACCCCTTGCTTTACAATGTAACCATGTCCTATCAGATTTACTGCTCACTGATTTCTGGGGTGTATATTTTTGCTGTGTTCTGTGCTTCAGTAAACATAGTGTTCATGTTTAGGATTCAGTTCTGCAAATTAGAGGTGGTCAACCACTATTTCTGTGATTTTCTTCCCCTCTTGAAGCTTGCATGCTCTAATACATACATCAATCAAATGCTGATTCTATTTTTTGGTACACTGAATATTTTTGTCCCGATGCTGACTGTTATTACATCCTACATCTTCATCATTGCCAGCATCCTCCACATTAGCTCCATGGAGGGCAGGTCCAAAGCCTTCAGCACCTGCAGTTCCCACATCTCTGCTGTTGCTATCTTCTATGGTTCAGTTGGATTCATGTACTTACAGCCATTATCAGTGAATTCTATGGACCAAGGGAAAGTGTCCTCTGTGTTTTATACTACTGTTGTACCCATGCTGAACCCCTTGATCTACAGTCTGAGAAATAAAGATGTCAGTGTTgcattgaagaaaatatttgaaagaaaataa